In Populus nigra chromosome 1, ddPopNigr1.1, whole genome shotgun sequence, one genomic interval encodes:
- the LOC133678879 gene encoding zinc finger A20 and AN1 domain-containing stress-associated protein 1 has protein sequence MGSEQNEGTSFPSSQTQLCANGCGFFGTAANMNLCSKCYRDLRAEEEQAAFAKAAMEKTLNIKSQQHIDSRVAVDAPQVAVANSMQSAEASSSAETAVAAGDQVSSKPANRCFSCNKKVGLTGFMCKCGGTYCGTHRYSENHECSFDFKGAGRNAIAKANPVIKADKVGRF, from the coding sequence ATGGGTTCTGAGCAAAACGAAGGTACAAGCTTTCCATCGTCACAGACACAGCTTTGTGCTAATGGATGTGGTTTTTTTGGCACGGCTGCAAACATGAACCTTTGCTCCAAGTGTTACCGTGACCTTCGAGCTGAAGAAGAGCAAGCTGCCTTTGCTAAGGCTGCTATGGAAAAGACGCTAAACATCAAGTCACAACAACATATTGACTCTAGGGTTGCTGTTGATGCCCCTCAAGTTGCGGTGGCTAATTCCATGCAATCCGCTGAAGCCTCTTCTTCGGCAGAAACTGCTGTTGCTGCTGGCGATCAGGTGTCATCGAAGCCGGCAAATAGGTGCTTCAGCTGCAATAAGAAGGTTGGCTTGACAGGATTCATGTGCAAATGCGGTGGCACATACTGTGGGACTCATAGGTACTCTGAGAATCACGAGTGCTCCTTCGATTTCAAGGGTGCTGGCCGTAATGCTATTGCCAAGGCGAATCCTGTGATTAAGGCTGATAAGGTGGGGAGGTTCTGA
- the LOC133686683 gene encoding uncharacterized protein LOC133686683 produces MATTTTKTLSLFSPEPVFPRKSKQTIFSSVSPPPAPTLTTLQTQPVTQKLSRFGFVGLLGAGVALTALEPASATELPLLGQLSEPANALSLPTWAIHVSSVVEWIAAMALVWQYGEKSGFESWKGLAWGMVPLLGGAFCACTWHFFYNSESLEVLVALQAALTVIGNATMCIAAFRIHMSSEERPKNL; encoded by the exons atggcaaccacaacaacaaaaaccttATCATTGTTCTCTCCGGAACCTGTTTTCCCTCGTAAATCCAAACAAACCATTTTCTCTTCTGTCTCTCCTCCACCTGCCCCTACACTTACCACTCTCCAAACCCAACCCGTGACCCAAAAACTATCCAGGTTTGGTTTTGTGGGTCTTCTTGGGGCAGGTGTGGCCCTGACAGCATTGGAACCAGCATCAGCTACTGAGTTGCCTTTGCTGGGTCAACTCAGTGAACCCGCCAATGCACTGTCTTTGCCCACCTGGGCTATACACGTTTCCAGTGTAGTTGAGTG GATTGCAGCAATGGCATTGGTTTGGCAATATGGGGAGAAATCGGGGTTTGAATCGTGGAAGGGACTTGCTTGGGGTATG GTTCCTTTACTTGGTGGAGCATTTTGTGCATGCACATGGCATTTCTTCTACAATTCTGAGTCCCTTGAG GTATTAGTAGCTCTTCAAGCTGCACTGACAGTAATAGGTAATGCCACAATGTGCATTGCTGCTTTCCGTATACACATGTCATCAGAGGAACGCCCCAAAAATCTCTGA